From Seriola aureovittata isolate HTS-2021-v1 ecotype China chromosome 20, ASM2101889v1, whole genome shotgun sequence, a single genomic window includes:
- the LOC130160977 gene encoding sterile alpha motif domain-containing protein 3-like: protein MMMEQKWPIRVIVTDCDIRRISLDQKPGNLESLLDHLKVKLALPYDFTLQFEDPLFNNALCNLTDVSELPDRATLKIISLESFSSVSSTLSSPRTSDTDILYTSEEKSPMMRPDPWPSAFDIPDFSVDVNFRLRQGDLACMQEGIRMDVSRDMKHVILERLAEAMYKYTAYPTEEHCQEVAAALIAKHPCLKEAGSPTGYCGWKNSIKFKMGNFRTKMRRSGMADVTVNGNKRKRDFPEGAPSCSNIKRAKRSETNFLPNFPDGENADSLESVRRQLENEAKKRLPDSADVKKMMDKTFALRRKEVVEEQPPVKRMMERWPVLFTESQVFAEFYRIASKNLKKDFYEALDHHTARLIDLFKSRKGAVGQSLDHLLQSINTQTDITTTRTAVLQCLPLYLGDNSSEFFLSCSDSDTAQDFSQVPVGVLRVMTDDTPPVINSIAIILEGNIVMDEIPTTSLGLCLLFGLIYALHLDYPKGMKNTFEFIQKTLLNLGQQKLSPKLQTLKNALLS, encoded by the exons AT GATGATGGAACAGAAGTGGCCAATCAGAGTCATCGTCACTGATTGTGACATTAGAAGAATCAGTCTTGATCAGAAACCAGGCAACCTTGAGTCTCTCTTGGATCATTTGAAAGTTAAACTGGCACTACCATATGACTTCACACTACAGTTTGAAGACCCACTGTTTAACAATGCCCTCTGTAATCTGACAGATGTATCAGAACTACCAGATCGAGCCACGCTGAAAATTATAAGTCTTGAGTCCTTCTCTTCAGTCTCTAGCACACTGTCCTCACCACGCACATCTGACACAGATATACTATATACAAGTGAAGAAAAATCTCCAATGATGAGGCCGGATCCTTGGCCTTCTGCGTTTGATATTCCAGATTTCTCTGTGGATGTAAATTTCCGACTGAGACAGGGAGACCTTGCCTGTATGCAGGAAGGAATTCGAATGGATGTTTCTCGGGACATGAAACATGTGATCTTAGAAAGACTTGCAGAGGCAATGTACAAGTACACAGCATACCCCACAGAAGAACACTGTCAAGAAGTTGCCGCTGCACTGATTGCGAAACATCCCTGTCTGAAAGAAGCTGGATCACCCACAGGATATTGTGGATGGAAAAATAGCATTAAATTCAAGATGGGGAATTTTCGTACAAAAATGAGAAGATCAGGAATGGCCGATGTCACAGTGAATGGCAACAAGCGAAAAAGGGATTTCCCAGAAGGAGCACCATCATGTAGTAacataaaaagggcaaaaagaAGTGAAACGAATTTCTTGCCAAATTTTCCTGATGGTGAAAATGCAGATTCGCTCGAGTCTGTTAGAAGACAGCttgaaaatgaagcaaaaaagAGGCTTCCGGACTCAGCTGATGTGAAGAAAATGATGGACAAGACATTTGCTTTGCGACGCAAAGAAGTTGTGGAGGAACAGCCTCCAGTTAAAAGGATGATGGAACGCTGGCCTGTGCTGTTCACAGAAAGTCAG gtGTTTGCAGAGTTCTACAGAATTGCCAGTAAGAACCTCAAGAAAGACTTCTATGAAGCTCTGGACCACCATACCGCTCGTCTCATTGACCTCTTCAAATCCAGAAAAGGAGCTGTAGGCCAATCACTTGATCACCTCCTCCAGTCAATCAATACACAA ACTGACATCACCACAACACGCACTGCTGTCCTGCAATGTCTGCCCCTGTATCTTGGAGATAATTCCAGCGAATTCTTCCTCAGTTGCTCA gattcGGACACTGCACAAGACTTCTCCCAGGTGCCTGTTGGGGTTCTTAGAGTCATGACTGATGACACGCCACCAGTGATTAACAGCATTGCAATCATCCTTGAAGGAAACATAGTCATGGATGAGATTCCCACAACCTCTCTAGGACTTTGTCTTCTGTTCGGCTTGATATATGCACTCCATCTGGATTACCCAAAAGGTATGAAGAACACATTTGAGTTCATCCAGAAGACATTGTTGAACCTTGGACAACAAAAGCTCAGCCCAAAACtccaaacattaaaaaatgctcTGTTGAGCTAG